Genomic window (Rathayibacter sp. VKM Ac-2760):
CACCTCGAGCGAGGCGCCGACCGCGCCGTAGGTGCCGACGACGTCGGCGAAGAAGATCGCGTCGAACACCCCGCGCTCGAGCGTCTGCGCGACGTCGACCCAGAAGTCGAGGTCCTCGAACGAGCCCTGCCGCGCCTCCGGCCGCCGCCACTGCCCGTGGTGGATGTGCGAGGGCGTGTTCATCACGAACGCGTTGAAGAGCAGGGGGCGGGGGTCGGTCATGCGGGCTGCTCCTGGGGTCGGGCGCGGTGCGGGTCGGCAGTGACGGGGTCGTGCGAGGCGATCGTACGGGCTCGCGTCGGGTGCGCGGCGCTCGATGACGGGGGTCTCGATACGCCGCCTGCGGCGCCTACTCGACCAGCATGCTTCCGCCCCTGCTGATCGAGTAGCCCGGCGCAGCCGGGCGTATCGAGATCCAGCGCCGCCCTACTCCCGCCGCACCGCCCCCGGCCGCAGTCGCTGCGCCAGCCGCTTCAGCGGGTGCGCCGGCTCGCGCTCGGCCGGCTCCTCCACTTCCAGCCCGTAGAACGACCCGATGTCGCCGACGAAGGCGGCGCGGCGCGCGCGGTCGTACGCGCGGATCTCCCGCCGGAACGCGATCACCGTCGCGATGCACATCAGGATCATCACCACGCTGAACGGCAGCGCCGAGAGGATCGCGGCCGTCTGCAGCGCGTCGAGCCCGCCCGCGATCAGCAGCGAGAGCGCGAGCAGCGCCGTCGCGAGCGCGAAGAAGATGCGGGTGCGGTTGCGCGGCTCCGCGTCGCCGCCGGTGGCGATCATCGACATCACCAGGGCGCCGGAGTCGGCGGAGGTGACGAAGAAGATGCCGATCAGGATGATCGCGCCGACCGTGAGCACCGAGCCCGCTGGCAGGCCCTGCAGCATCGAGAAGAGCGCCGCGTCGGTGCTGACCGAGCCGTCGGCGCCGACGAGCCCGCCGTCGCCGTAGAGCTCGCGGTAGAGGGCGGTGCCGCCGAGCACGCTGAACCAGAGGAACGTCATGATCGTCGGCACCAGGAGCACCCCGCCGACGAACTCGCGGACCGTGCGGCCCTTCGACACCCGGGCGATGAAGATGCCGACGAACGGCGCCCACGACATCCACCAGCCCCAGTAGAACGTCGTCCAGGTCGCCTGCCAGGCCTCGCCCTCCTGGCCGGCGTAGGCGCTGACCGTGAAGGTGAGGCCGATGAAGTTCTGCAGGTAGTTGCCGAGCGACTGCACGAACTCGCGCAGCAGGAACTGGGTCGGCCCCGCGACGAGCACGAACACCAGGAGCGCCGCGGCGAGCAGCAGGTTGCCGGTCGACAGCCACTTCATCCCCTTGCCCACGCCCGAGACGAGCGAGAACACGGTGAGGGCGGTCACGATCGCGATCACGACGATCTGCACCGTGAGCGAGGAGTCGACGATGCCGCTCGACTCCAGGCCCGCCGAGATCTGCGTCACGCCGAGACCGAGCGAGGTCGCGACTCCGAACATCGTGCCCACGAGGGCGACGACGTCGATCGCGTTGCCCCAGCCGCCGCGCACGCGCCGGCCCAGCAGCGGCTCGAGCGCCCACCGGATCGACACCGGGCGCTTCCGCCGGTGGATCGCGTAGGCGAGGGCGAGCCCGACCACCACGTAGATCGACCAGGCGTGCACGCCCCAGTGCAGGTAGGTCTGCGAGATCGCGCTCTGCGCGAGCTCCGTCGGCGTGCCGGTGACGCCGGGGCGCGGGGTGGCGAAGTGGGTGAGCGGCTCCGCGACGCCGTAGAAGACGAGGCCGATGCCCATCCCGGCCGCGAAGAGCAGCGAGATCCAGGAGAGCATCGAGAACTCCGGCTCGTCGTCGTCGGCGCCGAGCTTGATGTCGCCGAAGCGGCTGACGCCCATCCAGATCGCGAAGGCGACGAAGACCGCGGCGATCAGCACGTAGTACCAGCTGAAGGTGTTCACGACCGTGGTCTGCAGCGAGGCGAAGACCGCGGTCGCGACATCGGGGGCGAGGATCGCGAACGCGGCGATGGACAGGGTGAGGCCCGCGGCGGGCCAGAACACCCAGCGGGCGAGCGGCTGCGCCGTCTTCTCGGTGGTCTTCTGCTCGGGCATGGGGGCCTCTCGTCGACGGCAAAAGCTCCACCGTACACGGGCGGTGCGGCGCGGCGCGGCGGCGGAGCGGGCTCCCGGCTCCGTGCGGCAGGCTGGAGCCGTGCAGTTCAGAGTCTTCACCGAACCCCAGCAGGGCGCCAGCTACGAGGAGCTCCTCGCGGTCGCGCAGGCCACGCAAGCCCTCGGCTTCGACGGCTTCTTCCGCTCCGACCACTACCTCCGGATGGGTGACGGCGACCCCGGCCCCGGCCCGACCGACGCGTGGACGACCCTCGCGGGCCTCGCGCGCGAGACGGAGCGGATCGCGCTCGGCACCCTGGTCTCCTCCGTCACCTACCGCCCGCCGGGGATCCTCGCGATCCAGGTCGCGCAGGTCGACGCGATGTCGGGCGGGCGCGTGGAGCTCGGCCTCGGCACCGGCTGGTTCGAGGAGGAGCACGCCGCCTACGGCATCGACTTCCCGCCGCGCCGCTTCGACCTGCTCGAGGAGCAGCTCGAGATCGTCACCGGCCTCTGGTCGACCCCGGTCGGCGAGCGCTACTCCTTCGCCGGCGAGCACTACACGCTGACCGATTCGCCGGCGCTGCCGAAGCCCGCGCGACTGCCGGTGCCGGTGATCGTCGGCGGAGGCGGGCAGAAGCGCACCCCGCGCCTCGCGGCCCGCTTCGCCAGCGAGTTCAACCTGCCGTTCGCGGAGTTCGACGCGATCCCCGGCGCGTTCGAGCGCGTCGACGAGGCGTGCCGGGCGATCGGCCGCGAGCCGTCCTCGCTCGTGCACTCGGTCGCGCTGATCGCGGTCGGCGGAGCGGACGAGGCGGAGTTCACCCGCCGCGCCGCCGCCATCGGCCGCGAGCCGGCCGAGCTGCGCGAGCACGGCATCGCCGGCGGCGTCGACGAGACCGTCGACCGCCTCGAGTCCCTCCGCGCGGCCGGCGCCGAGCGCGTCTACCTCCAGTTCATGGACCTGCGCGACCTCGACCACCTCGACCACTTCGCCCGCGAGGTCCTGCCCCGCCTGTCGTCCTGAGCCTGCCGATCGAGGAGCCCGCGGAGCGGGTCCTCCCTGCTGATCGTCAAGCTCGCGCGGCGCCCCCCATGCTGATCGAGTAGCCCGCGCAGCGGGCGTATCGAGATCCACCGTTCTGCCGACGCCGGGTCTCGATACGCCGCCTCCGGCGGCTACTCGACCAGCGAGGAGGGCCGCTCCGCGGCCACTCGCCCGACATGACGGCACCCGTCGCGACCTAGGCTGGAACGATGGTGGACACGATCGAGCGCGCCGACGAGCGGCTGGACACCCGCTCGGCCGCCGAGGTGCCGTGGATCGTCCTCGTCTGGGACGACCCGGTGAACCTGATGTCGTACGTCTCCTACGTCTTCCGCAGCTACTTCGGCTTCGGCCGCGCCGAGGCCGAGCGCCTGATGCTGCAGGTGCACACGGAGGGGCGCGCCGTGGTCGCGACCGGCAACCGCGAGGAGATGGAGCGGCACGTGGAGGCGATGCACGGCTACGGCCTGTGGGCGACGCTGCAGAAGGCCGACGCGTGAGCGGCCGGGGGCGCCGCTGATGCGCGCCTTCCGCCGCGACTCCTCCGGTGCCGCCGTCGCCCGCTTCGACCGCGAGGAGGCGGGCATCCTCCGTCACCTCGCCGGCGAGATGCTCGAGCTGCTCGACCGCGGCACCGCGGAGGAGGCGCGCAACGATCCCGCCCTCGCCCGCCTGCTCCCGGACGCCTACCGCGACGACGCCGACGCCGCCGCGGAGTTCCGCCGCTTCACCGCCCCCGATCTGGCCGGCCGCAAGATGGACGACGCCCGCGCGATCACCGCCGCGCTCGACGCCGGCGAGGGCACCGGCCACGACCGCGTCTTCGCCGGTCTCGGCGAGGTGACCGTCCGGCTCGAGCCGCCGCAGGCGCTGTCCTGGCTCCGCGGCCTCACCGACATGCGCCTCGCCCTCGCCGCCCGGCTCGGCATCGTCGACACCGACGACGTCGAGCCGGCGGACGAGACGGGTCAGGCGATCCGCGCCGTCTACGACTGGCTCGGCAGCGTCCAGGACGGCCTCGTCCGCGCGATCGACGTGTGACCCCTCCCGCGAGATGCCAATTCTGACGTCGTTCCTCGGCGTGTCGCGGTCATAAGTGGCATCTCGCGGGAGGGGGTTCCCTAGAGGATCGAGAGATCTCCACAGCTGTGGACAACCCTGTGGAGAGATGTGGAGAACGGTCGTCCTCGCGGGGGAGGAGAGCGGGGAGAAGCCCGTCCTGCACCGGATCCGCGGCCGCTCGGTTCGACGCGGGGTGTGGAAACGCGTACCGTCCGGGCTGTGAACACTCCCTCAGGAACCCAGGCCAAGCGCGCAGCCGACGACGCGCAGGACTCGACCGCGGTGCGCACCCTCGCCCGCGGGGGCTACGCCGCGAACGGCCTCGTCCACGTCCTCATCGGCGTCATCGCCCTGCAGATCGCGACCGGCGGCCAGGGCGAGGCCGACCAGACCGGAGCGCTCAGCTCGCTCGCCGCGCAGCCCGGGGGAGTGGTCGTGCTCTGGGTCTGCGCGATCGGGCTCTTCGGGCTCGCGCTGTGGGGTGCGCTCGAGGCGTTCCTCGTGGTGAGCGGCGACAGCGCCGCGTCCCGCTGGGGCAGCCGGCTCAAGGAGGCGGCGAAGGCCGTCGTCTATCTCGCGCTCGGCATCACGACCCTGCGCTTCGCGCTGGGCGGCAGCTCCGACTCGTCCGAGACGTCCGAGAGCGCGAGCGCGCAGGTCCTCGCCGCGCCCGGCGGAGTGGTGCTGCTCGTGATCGCCGGACTCGCGATCCTCGCGGTCGGCGCCGTGTTCGTCTACCGCGGCGCCTCGAAGAAGTTCCTGAAGAACGTCGCCCAGCCGGGCGGCACGGCCGGCCGCGTCGTCACCGGGCTCGGCATCGCGGGCTACGTCGCCAAGGGCGTCGTGCTCGGCGTGCTCGGGGTCCTGGTGATCATCGCCGCGGTCACGCACGATCCGGAGCAGGCGGGCGGCCTCGACGAGGCGCTGAAGACGCTGACCGAGCTGCCGTTCGGCGTGGTGCTGCTCGGCGTCGTCGCGGTCGGCCTGATCGCCTACGGCGCCTTCTGCTTCGCCCGCGCCCGCTGGCCCAAGCTCTGAGAACGCGCGTTCCCTACCCCCTGACGGGTGTGATCGCAAGCGGTCCCCCCTGGTCCATTCCGGTGAGACGCTGGGCACATGCAGGCACCAGGCGATGACGCGAGCGCGGAGCGAGTCCGCCCTGCCCTCGCGCAGACCGCCGCCCGGCTCCTCCCCGCCGTCGCGGCCGGTGACCGTGCCGCGTTCGCCGAGCTGTTCGACCGCTTCGGCGGCCTCTTCGCCGCGTCGATCGCGACCGTGCAGGCCGATGCCGCCGCCCGCGACCGGATCTGCGCCGAGGCCTTCACCGCCGTCTGGCGCCGCGCCCGCGAGGGTGCCCGCGCACCGGAGCCGGTGCTGTGGCTCCTCGAGGTGCTCTGCGAGACCCTCGGCTCCTCGCGCGAGGCGGGTCGCCGCCCGCTCGGCGACGGGGTGCTCGCCATGGCCTGCCCGGACCGGGAGCTGCTGCTGCTCGCCGTCGCCGGCCACTACTCCCAGCCCGAGATCGCCGCGCTGACCGGCGTGCGCGAGTCGCGACTGCGCTCGATCCTGCGCGACGCTCTCGGCTCGCTCCGCGGCGGGCTCGGCGGGAGCGCGCTCACCGCCTGAGCCGCGATCGCCCCGGGCGCCGTGCGCGCCGGGGCGGCGATCTGCGCACGACCCTGCGGGAACAGATCGCGCGGGCGTAAAGTTGAGTCATTCGAACTCAACTTTCGAACCGCAAGGAGGAGATGCAGATGCAGGCCGGTCGGACACCCCAGCAGGACGAGTCGTCCGCTCTCGCGCAGTACGGCGTCGATCTGACCGCGATCGCGGCGAGCGGCAAGCTCGACCCGGTCATCGGCCGGGACGCCGAGATCCGCCGGGTGAGCCAGGTGCTGACGCGCCGCACCAAGAACAACCCCGTGCTCATCGGCGAGCCGGGCGTCGGCAAGACGGCGGTCGTCGAGGGGCTCGCCCAGCGGATCGTCGCGGGCGACGTCGCCGACAGCCTCAAGGGCAAGCGCCTGGTCAGCCTCGACCTCTCCGCGCTGATCGCGGGCGCCAAGTACCGCGGAGAGTTCGAGGAGCGCCTCAAGGCCGTCCTCGCCGAGATCAACGACTCCGGCGGCCGCATCATCACCTTCATCGACGAGCTGCACACTCTGATGGGGGCGGGCGGCGGCGAGGGCTCGGTCGCGGCCGCGAACATGCTCAAGCCCATGCTGGCCCGCGGCGAGCTGCGGATGATCGGCGCCACGACGCTCGACGAGTACCGCCAGTACATCGAGAAGGACGCGGCCCTCGAGCGCCGCTTCCAGCAGGTGTTCGTCGGCGAGCCGACCGTCGAGGACACGGTCGCCATCCTCCGCGGGCTGAAGGAGCGCTACGAGGCGCACCACAAGGTCGCCATCGCCGACTCGGCGCTGATCGCCGCCGCCTCGCTGTCCAACCGCTACATCACCGCCCGGCAGCTGCCCGACAAGGCCATCGACCTCATCGACGAGGCCGCGTCGCGCCTGCGGATGGAGATCGACTCCGCGCCCGTCGAGATCGACGAGCTGCGCCGCTCCGTCGACCGGCTGAAGCTCGAGGAGCTGGCGCTGAAGAAGGAGAAGGACGACGCCTCGAAGGCGCGGCTGGAGAAGCTGCGCGAGGACCTCGCCCGCCGCGGCGCCCAGCTCGCCGAGCTGCAGGAGCGCTGGGAGCGCGAGCGCGCCTCCCTCAACCGCATCGGCGACCTCAAGAACACGCTCGACGCGCTGCGGATCGCGGCCGAGCGCGCCCAGCGCGAGGGCAACCTCGAGCGCGCGTCGCGCCTGCTCTACGGCGACATCCCGGCGGCCGAGCGCGAGCTCGCGGCGGCGGAGCAGGAGGAGGAGCCGACCGAGGGCCGCATGGTCAACGAGCAGGTCACCTCGGACGACATCGCCGCGGTCATCGCCGCCTGGACGGGGATCCCCGTCGGCCGGCTGATGCAGGGCGAGACCGAGAAGCTGCTGCACCTCGAGACCGAGCTGCACCGGCGCCTGATCGGCCAGAACGAGGCCGTCTCGGCCGTCGCCGGCGCCGTCCGCCGCACCCGCGCGGGCGTCTCCGACCCCGACCGGCCGACCGGCTCGTTCCTCTTCCTCGGGCCGACCGGCGTCGGCAAGACCGAGCTCGCGAAGGCGCTGGCCGACTTCCTGTTCGACGACGAGAAGGCGATGGTGCGCATCGACATGTCGGAGTACGGCGAGAAGTTCGCCGTGTCGCGGCTGGTCGGCGCCCCTCCCGGCTACATCGGCTACGAGCAGGGCGGCCAGCTCACGGAGGCGGTGCGCCGCCGGCCGTACTCGGTCGTGCTGCTCGACGAGATCGAGAAGGCGCACCCCGAGGTCTTCGACGTGCTGCTGCAGGTGCTCGACGACGGCCGGCTCACCGACGGCCAGGGGCGGACGGTCGACTTCCGCAACACGATCCTCATCCTCACCTCGAACCTCGGCTCGCAGTTCCTGATCGACCCGTCGCTGACCCGCCCGCAGAAGGTCGAGGCCGTGCAGCAGATGGTGCGGCAGGCGTTCAAGCCGGAGTTCGTCAACCGGCTCGACGACATCGTCGTGTTCGAGGCGCTCGACCGCACCGAGCTCGGCGAGATCGTCTCGCTCTACGTCGACCGGCTCTCGCGCCGGCTGGCGGAGCGGCGCCTCGACCTCGCGGTCACCCCCGCCGCTCGCGGCTGGCTGGCCGAGCGCGGCTACGACCCGCAGTACGGCGCCCGCCCGCTGCGCCGTCTGATGCAGCAGGAGATCGACGACCGCCTGGCGACGGCCCTCCTCGACGGCTCGATCCGCGACGGCGACGTGGTGCTCGTCGACGCGGGCCCCGACGGCCTGCTGGTCTCGGCAGGCCTCGCGACGCCGTAGGCCGGCCTCTCCCCGCGCCCCTCTCCTCTCCAGAAGTTGTCGTACTCGAGTGCCGAGTACGACAACTTCTGCGAAGGAGGAGAGCGGGGAGCAGAAGGACGCTCCTCCACAGGACGCAGAGGGACGCGGTTCGTCCACAGTGCGGGGGAGGGCGTCCCGCGGCGGCGGTCCGCGCGGGTACCGTGCCGGGCATGGACTCCCCGACCCGCGTCCCCGGTGCGCGCATCGCCGACCTCGCGCCCGAGGAGCGGCCGCGCGAGCGGCTCCGCGCCCGGGGTCCCGAGGCGCTCACGGATGCGGAGACGCTCGCCGTCCTGATCGGCAGCGGGGTCCGCGGTGCCAACGCGACCGTCGTGGCGCAGCGGCTCCTGGCGCGCTTCGGCGGGATCGACGCGGTGTCGCGCGCGGGAGTGGCCGATCTCGCCCGCCAGCGCGGGGTCGGCGAGGTCGCCGCCTGCCGCATCGTCGCCTCCTTCGAGCTGCGCCGGAGGATGAACCGCGCCGGGCGGGCGGCGCGCGTCCTCGACGCGGCCGGCCTCGCCGAGCTGGTGCTGCCCCTCCTCGCCGGCCGCCCGAGCGAGACCGTCCTCGCGGTCGCGCTGACCGCCTCCGGAGCCGTGCGCGACGTCATCGCGCTCGCCGACGGAGCGCCCACCCACGCCGAGCTGCCGGTCGCCGAGATCCTCGCCGAGGTCCTGGCCCGCGGCGCCACCGGGGTCGCTCTCGCGCACAGCCACGCGGGCGCGGCGGACGTCCTCCCCTCCGACCGCGACGCCACGCGGACGCTCGCCGAGGCGTGCGCCGCCTGCGGGGTGCGCTTCGTCGCGCACGTCGTCGTCGGCGCGGACGGCTGGCGGGAGGCGCCGCCGTAGCGCCGGCGGACGTCCGTGCAAGCCCCCGGCTCCCCACCTCACCGGCCCGCGACACCGGCGTACCGTGGACGACGCCCCCCTCCCCTTCTCGAGCAGGAGTCCCCATGCGAGCAACGATCATCCACGGCGAGCGCGACGTCCGACTCGAGGAGGTGCCCGACCCCGTCCTCTCCACCGGTCGCGACGCGATCGTCCGGGTCACCGCCGCCTGCGTCTGCGGCTCGGACCTCTGGCCCTACCGCGGTGTCACCCCGACGAAGGAGGCGCACCGCATCGGCCACGAGTTCGTCGGCGTCGTCGAGGAGATCGGCGACGACGTGCACGACATCGCCGTCGGCGACTTCGTGATCGCCCCCTTCTACGTCTGCGACGGCACCTGCGCCAACTGCGCGAACGGCGTCTCGACCTCCTGCCTCACCGGCGGCTGGTGGGGCGCCGAGGTCGGCGAGCAGGGCTTCGCCGACGGCGCGCAGGGCGAGAAGGTCCGCGTGCCGCTCGCCGACGGCACGCTCTTCCGCGTCGGCACCGACCCGGACCCGGCGCTCATCCCGAGCCTGCTCACCCTCGCCGACGTGATGGGCACCGGCCACCACGCGGCGGTCTCGGCCGGGGTCACGGCCGGCTCGACGGTCGCGGTCGTCGGCGACGGAGCGGTCGGCCTCTGCGCCGTGCTCGCCGCCAAGCGCCTCGGCGCGACGACGATCATCGCGATGTCGCGGCACGAGTCCCGCCAGGCGCTCGCCACCCGCTTCGGCGCCACCCACATCGTGGACACCCGCGGCGACGAGGGCGTGGCCCGCGTCCGCGAGCTCACCGACGGCATCGGCGCGGACTGCGTCCTCGAGTGCGTCGGCACCAAGGAGTCGATGCAGCAGGCGCTCGACTCGGCCCGCCCCGGCGGCATGGTCGGCTACGTCGGCGTGCCCAACGGCGGCCCCGAGCTGCCGGTGCGCCAGATGTTCGGCTCGAACGTCGGCGTCAACGGCGGCGTCGCGCCCGTCCGCGGCTACATGGCGGAGCTCCTGCCGGACGTGCTCAGCGGCGCGATCGAGCCCGGCCTCGTCTTCGACCTGGAGCTGCCGCTCGAGGAGATCGCGGAGGCGTACGCCGCGATGGACGAGCGCCGCGCGATCAAGACCCTCGTGCGGCCGTAGCGGGAGCCGGTCGTGCGCATCGAGATCGAGACGCCCCGCGGCGTCGTCGCCGGAGTCGCGGAGGGCGGCGTCGCCCGGTTCCTCGGCATCCCGTTCGCCGAGGCGCCGGTCGGCGACCTCCGGTTCCGGCCCCCCGAGCCGCGGGCGCCGTTCGACGGCGTCGTCGAGGCCGACGCGTTCGGGGCGACCCCGCAGCGCGGTCGCCCCTTCGAGTTCACGACCATCCCCGAGCACTCGATCCCGGGCGACGACACGCTGACGCTCAATCTCTTCGCCCCCGCCGAGCGGGCCGGCTCGCTCCCCGTCCTCGTCTACCTGCACGGCGGCGGCTATGTCACGGGAGCGGCGTCGAGCGACTGGCACGACGGCTCGGCGTTCGCGCGCGACGGCGTGATCGTCGTGACGGCCGCCTACCGGCTGGGCGTCGACGGCTTCGGCGCGATCGAGGGGGACGCGAACCGCGGAGTGCGCGACTGGCTGGCGGCGCTCGAGTGGGTCCGCGAGAGCATCGGCGCGTTCGGCGGCGACCACGGCCGGGTCACCGTCGCCGGGCAGTCCGCGGGCGGTGGGGCCGTGCTGACCCTGCTCGGCTGCGCCCGGGCGCAGCCGCTGTTCGCGCGCGCCGTCGCGATCTCGCCGACCGACCGCAGCGTCCCGATCGAGGAGGCGGAGGAGCAGCTCGCCGCCTTCGCGCACGCCCTCGGCGTCGCGCCGACCCGCGCCGGGCTCGCCTCGCTCGATCAGGACGGGCTCTTCGAGACCGTCGCCCTCACGATGATGCCCGGCTCGGGCCACGCGATCGTCCTCGCGCCGGTCTCGGGCGACGAGCTCCTCCCGAGCCCGGTCGCCGAGGCGACCGCGACGATCGGTCTCGACAAGCCGCTCCTGATCGGGGCGACCGCGGACGAGTTCGACAGCCCCCGTCTCGCCCGCGAGCCGGGGGCGCCGCCCCGCACGACCGACCGGCTCTTCCGCCGCGCGGTGCTGCAGGCGGCGCGGAACCGGGCGGTCGGACCGGCCCCGACCTGGCTCTACGCGTTCGACTGGCTCTCGCCGGAGACGGGCGGAGCATCGCACTGCCTCGACCTGCCGTTCTTCTTCGACCACCTCGACGCCGAGGCGACCACGCGCGTCCTGGGCGAGACCCCTCCCGCCGGACTCGCCGCGGTGATGCACCGCGAGCTGGTCGCCTTCGTCCGCGGCGAGGAGCTGCCCTGGGCGCCGGCGCGCGGCGTCGAAGGGGACGCGGTGCGCGTCTACGACGTCGAGCCGAGGACGGTGCCGGGCCACTACGACGACGTGCTGCCGCTCGTCTCGGACCCGCGGGCATGAGCGCGTCGCCGCATGCGGCCGCACCGCGCTTCCACCCCGATCTCGCGCTCGGCCGCCTCGTCCCGCCGATCGTCCTCGGCCCGCGGCTGCTCCGCCTGGCGACCCGTCGCGCGGCAACCGGCGGGGAGGCACCGCCCGACCTCGTCGTCGAGGACCTCGTGATCCCGGGCCCGGACGGCACCACGGTCCCGGCGCGCAGCTACCGCCCGCGCACGCTCCGCGGAGCCGCGCCCGCGCTGGTCTGGGTGCACGGCGGCGGCATGGTGCTCGGCAGCCGCTTCGACGACGAGGCGTCGAACATCGCCTTCGCTCGCACCCTCGGCATCACCGTCCTCTCCGTCGGCTACCGGCTCGCACCCGCTCACCCGGCCCCGGCCGCCCTCGAGGACGTGCTGGCCGCGTTCCACTGGCTCGCCGAGCACGCCGACGAGCGCGGCGTCGATCCGGAGCGGATCGCGCTGGGCGGCGCGAGCGCGGGCGCCGGCCTGGCCGCCGGGGCGACCCTCCTCGCCCACGACCGCGGGGGAGCGCAGCCCGCCTTCCAGCTGCTGGTCTACCCGATGCTCGACGATCGCACCGTCACCCGTCCGGCGCCCCGCGGCGTCCGGGTCTGGACGCCGGGCAGCAACCGCTTCGGCTGGACGGCCTACCTCGGCGTCGAACCCGGCAGCGCAGGGGTGTCGCCGTACGCCGCGCCCGCCCGCCGCGACGACCTCTCGGGCCTCCCGCCGGCCTGGATCGGGGTCGGCACGCTCGATCTCTTCCACGACGAGGACGTCCGCTACGCCGAGCGCCTGCGCGCGGTCGGCGTGCCCTGCGAGCTCGAGATCGTCGAGGGCGCGTTCCACGGCTTCGACGCGGTCTTCTCCCGTACCCCGGTCGCGAAGCGGTTCTGGGCGGCGAAGGCGGCCGCCCTCGGGAGGGCTCTGGCGGAGTGAGGCGCGGCGGTGCCGGATGCGACGATGGAGGCATGGACATCGACCGCCTCGCCACCCGCTACGAGATCGCCCTGCCCGCCTGGATCGAGGACGCCGTTCGCGACGTCCCCGAGTTCCTCCCCGAGCGCGAGGACCGCATGGCCCTCGTGCACGCCCTGGCCGACCGGAACTTCCGCGAGGGCAACGGCGGCCCGTTCGCCGCGATCGTCGTCGAGCGCGACTCCGGCCGCGTGGTCTCGGTGGGCGTGAACGTCGTCCTCGGCAGCGGGGTCTCCTCCGGCCACGCCGAGGTCACCGCCCTCGGCCTCGCGCAGACCGCGGTCGGCAGCTGGGACCTCGGCGGCGAGGGCCTGCCCGCGCACGAGCTGGTCGTCAACTGGCGGCCCTGCGTGCAGTGCTACGGAGCGACGCTGTGGTCGGGCGTGCGCCGCCTGGTGGTCGCCGGCTCCGGTCCGGAGCTCGAGGAGATCTCCACGTTCGACGAGGGTCCGATGCGCGAGGACTGGGCCGCCCAGTTCGAGGCCCGCGGCATCGAGGTGGTCGACGGCGTGCTGCGTGACGAGGCGCTGGCCGTCTTCCGCGCCTACCGCGAGCACGTCGACGCCGGCGAGGTCCTCGTCTACAACGCGCGCGCCGCGGACTGAGCCCCGCCTCCGCCGAACGAGCGAGCCGCCCCGAGGGATCCCCGGGGCGGCTCGCTCGTGCCGTCAGTGGTTGCCGGGCGTGTACACGGCGGAGGCGCGCCACCAGTCGTCGAACATCGACAGCGGCACCTGCCGCTTGTGCTCGGTCGCCTGATACCTCGCCTCGATGGCCTCGGCGACCTCGGGAGCGACGTCGCCGCCCTCGAGGTAGGCGTCGAGGTCGGCGTAGACCAGGCCGAGGTTCGACTCGTCGGTCTGGCCGGGGTTCTCGTCGAGCAGGTCGGCCGTCGGCGCCTTCTCGTAGAGGCGGGCCGGTGCGTCGAGGTGCACCAGCAGCGAGCGGCCCTGGCGCTTG
Coding sequences:
- a CDS encoding zinc-dependent alcohol dehydrogenase family protein is translated as MRATIIHGERDVRLEEVPDPVLSTGRDAIVRVTAACVCGSDLWPYRGVTPTKEAHRIGHEFVGVVEEIGDDVHDIAVGDFVIAPFYVCDGTCANCANGVSTSCLTGGWWGAEVGEQGFADGAQGEKVRVPLADGTLFRVGTDPDPALIPSLLTLADVMGTGHHAAVSAGVTAGSTVAVVGDGAVGLCAVLAAKRLGATTIIAMSRHESRQALATRFGATHIVDTRGDEGVARVRELTDGIGADCVLECVGTKESMQQALDSARPGGMVGYVGVPNGGPELPVRQMFGSNVGVNGGVAPVRGYMAELLPDVLSGAIEPGLVFDLELPLEEIAEAYAAMDERRAIKTLVRP
- a CDS encoding carboxylesterase family protein — translated: MRIEIETPRGVVAGVAEGGVARFLGIPFAEAPVGDLRFRPPEPRAPFDGVVEADAFGATPQRGRPFEFTTIPEHSIPGDDTLTLNLFAPAERAGSLPVLVYLHGGGYVTGAASSDWHDGSAFARDGVIVVTAAYRLGVDGFGAIEGDANRGVRDWLAALEWVRESIGAFGGDHGRVTVAGQSAGGGAVLTLLGCARAQPLFARAVAISPTDRSVPIEEAEEQLAAFAHALGVAPTRAGLASLDQDGLFETVALTMMPGSGHAIVLAPVSGDELLPSPVAEATATIGLDKPLLIGATADEFDSPRLAREPGAPPRTTDRLFRRAVLQAARNRAVGPAPTWLYAFDWLSPETGGASHCLDLPFFFDHLDAEATTRVLGETPPAGLAAVMHRELVAFVRGEELPWAPARGVEGDAVRVYDVEPRTVPGHYDDVLPLVSDPRA
- a CDS encoding alpha/beta hydrolase fold domain-containing protein → MSASPHAAAPRFHPDLALGRLVPPIVLGPRLLRLATRRAATGGEAPPDLVVEDLVIPGPDGTTVPARSYRPRTLRGAAPALVWVHGGGMVLGSRFDDEASNIAFARTLGITVLSVGYRLAPAHPAPAALEDVLAAFHWLAEHADERGVDPERIALGGASAGAGLAAGATLLAHDRGGAQPAFQLLVYPMLDDRTVTRPAPRGVRVWTPGSNRFGWTAYLGVEPGSAGVSPYAAPARRDDLSGLPPAWIGVGTLDLFHDEDVRYAERLRAVGVPCELEIVEGAFHGFDAVFSRTPVAKRFWAAKAAALGRALAE
- a CDS encoding nucleoside deaminase — its product is MDIDRLATRYEIALPAWIEDAVRDVPEFLPEREDRMALVHALADRNFREGNGGPFAAIVVERDSGRVVSVGVNVVLGSGVSSGHAEVTALGLAQTAVGSWDLGGEGLPAHELVVNWRPCVQCYGATLWSGVRRLVVAGSGPELEEISTFDEGPMREDWAAQFEARGIEVVDGVLRDEALAVFRAYREHVDAGEVLVYNARAAD